From a region of the Lactuca sativa cultivar Salinas chromosome 4, Lsat_Salinas_v11, whole genome shotgun sequence genome:
- the LOC111894462 gene encoding 3-ketoacyl-CoA synthase 5 — MLQSAKRSYAYLSNYVKLILIAIIITICIQELIKKAPYHLLNHHHSLIYTLTFSLLPISILAFYFVNKPRTIYLVDFACFKPPSILRVPYATALEHGQIILASQPKSLKFQLMILERSGLGEETCLPHPLHYLPSKPNMMDARDETELVIFSAMDSLFQQTGIDPKDIDILIVNCSLFAPTPSISAMVVNKYKMRSNIKSYNLSGMGCSAGLISIDFAKNLLQVHPESYAVVISTEILSPNSYMGVERSMLLPNCLFRMGGAAILLTNKRSHRRDAKYVLLHVVRTHKGSDDKSYRCVSQEEDKEGHVGIALNLDLMVIAGNSLKSNISTMGPLVLPASEQLLFLFNFLGRKFLKLNLKPYIPDFKKAFDHFCIHAGGRAVIDELQKSLRLTSEHVEASRMTLHRFGNTSSSSLWYEIGYMEAKGKMKKGDRVWQIGFGSGFKCNSAVWKCNREIEATKYSAWADCIHRYPVNEPEGGKL; from the coding sequence ATGCTGCAGTCTGCAAAAAGGTCCTATGCCTATCTCAGCAACTATGTCAAGCTTATCCTCATAGCCATAATCATTACTATATGTATTCAAGAACTCATCAAGAAAGCCCCATACCACCTTCTGAATCATCATCATTCGCTCATCTACACACTAACTTTCTCTTTGCTACCCATCTCCATTCTCGCATTCTACTTCGTGAACAAGCCTCGGACAATCTACCTGGTTGACTTCGCTTGTTTCAAGCCCCCATCTATACTCCGTGTGCCTTATGCCACTGCGCTTGAACATGGCCAAATCATCTTGGCCTCACAACCTAAGAGCCTTAAATTCCAACTTATGATCTTAGAAAGATCGGGTTTGGGAGAGGAAACATGTTTACCACATCCATTACATTATCTACCATCGAAACCTAATATGATGGATGCTAGAGATGAGACCGAGTTGGTCATCTTCTCAGCCATGGACTCTTTGTTTCAGCAAACTGGGATTGATCCTAAAGACATCGATATTTTGATTGTAAACTGCAGCCTCTTTGCACCCACTCCTTCGATTTCAGCCATGGTGGTTAACAAGTATAAGATGAGAAGTAACATCAAGAGTTATAACTTATCAGGAATGGGGTGTAGCGCAGGGTTGATATCGATAGATTTTGCGAAAAACCTACTCCAAGTCCACCCTGAATCATATGCGGTTGTGATTAGTACTGAGATTCTTTCCCCGAATTCGTACATGGGTGTAGAGAGATCCATGCTCCTTCCGAACTGTCTCTTCAGAATGGGAGGAGCAGCCATTCTGTTGACCAACAAAAGGTCACACCGGAGAGATGCAAAGTACGTACTCTTGCATGTGGTTAGGACCCACAAAGGGTCTGACGATAAATCATATCGTTGTGTCTCACAAGAAGAAGATAAAGAGGGTCATGTCGGTATAGCGCTAAACCTAGATCTCATGGTGATCGCTGGCAATTCTTTGAAGTCGAACATAAGCACCATGGGGCCATTGGTTCTTCCAGCATCGGAGCAACTCTTGTTTCTTTTCAATTTCTTGGGGAGAAAGTTCCTTAAGCTTAATCTTAAACCCTACATTCCCGACTTCAAAAAGGCATTCGATCATTTCTGCATTCACGCAGGTGGTCGTGCGGTTATTGATGAGCTTCAGAAGAGCCTTAGGCTGACGTCAGAGCATGTTGAAGCCTCAAGGATGACGTTGCACCGTTTCGGAAACACATCGTCTTCGTCATTGTGGTACGAGATAGGTTATATGGAAGCAAAAGGGAAAATGAAGAAAGGAGATAGAGTCTGGCAAATAGGGTTTGGGAGTGGGTTTAAATGCAACAGTGCAGTTTGGAAATGTAACAGAGAAATCGAAGCTACAAAATATAGTGCATGGGCTGACTGCATCCATAGGTATCCAGTAAACGAGCCAGAAGGTGGGAAGCTCTAA